A stretch of Gemmatimonadaceae bacterium DNA encodes these proteins:
- a CDS encoding carbohydrate binding family 9 domain-containing protein, which yields MARPVMQATRTARPIVVDGTLDEAEWKSAPVLSNFVQQLPETGFPATFRTEVRVLYDQDNLYVASVNYDPSPQKAITVGLERDFVSTNSDIFGLVLDTFHDRRNAFLFIVNPKGAVRDEQTFNDSRNIVEAWDGIHTVKTTLQDSSWTVEMRIPLKTLRFNAQSDPQTWGINFIRRVRRVNETSYWAPLERQYRLHRMSKAGTIEGLSGLKQGRNLQVKPYALASNSIGAQVPSASLGSKGDIGGDIKYGVTPSLTLDLTINTDFSQVEVDQQIVNLTRFGVLFPERREFFVENSGSFTLGDVVERNYRMGAALSDFTLFNSRQIGLTADGLPIPIVGGGRLTGRVKGWELGLLDMQTQRAGATPAENFAVGRVRRNLFGNSDVGLLVANREATDSSGAFNRSYGVDANIRPRDNLIINTYVATSDASQSTSDGSAGRLSVAYRDRFWNTSVMHKRVSANFDPGIGFVRRRDFQQSYATVGVHARPRLRLIQELNPYVEADYYADFNGAAQSHQITAGLDVFFQPDGELKLEVSDWFDRLDAAFTPFAGRSIPVGRYAYRNAQATYTSTQRYPIYGSANVKVGEYYDGTNQAFGGGLTWRPRYDISFEGSYQHNDVSLKSGDFTADLAGLRIKYAKSTTLFGSAFVQYNTQTKSFVTNARLAWRYSPLSDVFLVYTERQNTLTNVRNERSVAVKITRMVAF from the coding sequence GTGGCCCGCCCCGTCATGCAGGCCACGCGCACAGCGCGTCCCATCGTGGTGGACGGCACGTTGGACGAGGCGGAGTGGAAGTCGGCCCCGGTGCTCTCCAACTTCGTGCAGCAGCTTCCGGAGACAGGGTTTCCGGCGACGTTCCGCACGGAAGTGCGCGTGCTGTACGACCAGGACAACCTGTACGTCGCCAGCGTCAACTACGACCCGTCACCGCAGAAGGCCATCACGGTGGGGCTTGAACGCGACTTCGTGTCCACCAACAGCGATATTTTCGGCCTGGTGCTGGACACGTTTCACGATCGTCGCAATGCGTTCCTGTTCATCGTCAATCCCAAGGGTGCGGTGCGCGATGAGCAGACGTTCAACGATTCGCGCAACATCGTCGAAGCGTGGGACGGCATTCACACGGTCAAGACCACGTTGCAGGACTCCAGTTGGACGGTGGAAATGCGGATTCCGCTCAAAACGCTGCGCTTCAACGCGCAGAGCGATCCGCAAACGTGGGGCATCAATTTCATTCGTCGGGTGCGACGGGTGAATGAAACGTCGTACTGGGCGCCGCTGGAGCGGCAGTATCGGCTGCACCGCATGTCGAAAGCCGGTACCATCGAAGGGCTGTCCGGACTCAAGCAGGGACGCAACCTGCAGGTGAAGCCGTATGCGCTGGCGTCCAACTCCATTGGCGCGCAGGTTCCCAGCGCGTCATTGGGCAGCAAGGGTGATATTGGTGGCGATATCAAGTACGGGGTCACGCCATCGCTCACGCTCGACCTCACGATCAACACCGACTTCTCGCAAGTGGAGGTCGATCAGCAGATTGTGAACCTGACGCGCTTTGGCGTGCTGTTTCCCGAGCGACGCGAGTTCTTTGTCGAAAATTCCGGCTCGTTTACACTGGGCGATGTGGTCGAGCGCAACTACCGCATGGGTGCGGCGCTCAGTGACTTCACGCTGTTCAACTCGCGCCAGATCGGACTCACGGCCGATGGTCTGCCGATTCCCATTGTGGGCGGTGGACGCCTCACCGGGCGCGTGAAGGGATGGGAACTTGGCCTGCTGGATATGCAGACGCAGCGGGCCGGCGCGACACCGGCCGAAAACTTCGCGGTGGGTCGCGTGCGTCGTAATCTGTTCGGCAATTCCGATGTCGGGTTGCTGGTGGCCAATCGCGAGGCCACCGACAGTTCGGGCGCATTCAATCGCTCCTATGGCGTGGACGCGAATATCCGCCCGCGCGACAATCTGATCATCAACACCTATGTCGCCACCAGTGATGCCAGCCAGTCCACGTCCGACGGCTCGGCGGGCCGCCTGTCGGTGGCCTACCGCGATCGGTTCTGGAACACATCGGTCATGCACAAGCGCGTCTCGGCCAACTTCGATCCCGGCATCGGGTTCGTGCGTCGCCGCGACTTCCAGCAGAGCTACGCCACGGTGGGCGTGCATGCACGGCCACGACTGCGCCTGATCCAGGAACTGAATCCGTATGTGGAGGCGGACTACTACGCCGACTTCAACGGCGCGGCGCAATCGCATCAGATCACGGCGGGTCTGGATGTGTTCTTTCAACCCGACGGGGAGCTGAAGCTCGAAGTAAGCGACTGGTTCGATCGGCTTGATGCGGCGTTCACCCCATTTGCAGGGCGGTCGATTCCGGTGGGGCGATACGCGTATCGCAATGCGCAGGCCACGTACACGTCTACCCAGCGATACCCGATTTACGGCAGTGCCAATGTCAAGGTGGGCGAGTACTATGACGGCACGAATCAGGCATTTGGAGGCGGGCTGACATGGCGGCCACGGTACGACATCAGCTTTGAGGGGAGCTATCAGCACAACGATGTCTCGCTGAAGAGCGGCGACTTCACGGCCGATCTGGCAGGCCTTCGCATCAAGTACGCAAAATCGACGACGCTGTTTGGCAGCGCGTTCGTGCAGTACAACACCCAGACCAAGAGCTTCGTGACCAACGCGCGCCTGGCGTGGCGGTACTCGCCGCTCAGTGATGTCTTTCTGGTGTACACGGAGCGCCAGAATACGCTCACCAACGTGCGCAATGAACGCTCGGTGGCGGTGAAGATCACGCGCATGGTCGCATTCTGA
- a CDS encoding D-aminoacylase, whose translation MSTTRRDFLGTSAMSLVAVVGAPALLRLRADHDLVVRGGTVYDGTGAAGAMRDVAIANGRVTAIAPSISERGREEIDARGMVVAPGFIDIHSHAESSLSDDPRAESVIRQGVTTIVGGQDGSSRGVDGGESFAAYLTSMEALAPAVHVAAMIGLGSVRGRVVGADDRPATATELTRMVTLVEAALAAGACGASSGLEYTPGAFASLDELVALCRPLAARRLPYATHMRNEDDRLLESIDESIAVSRGARCPLQISHLKTQGPRNWGKLDDAFARVAGARRDGLDVAFDRYPYTAYSTGLTNLFPVWSRDGGTDAFLARLSDPIVAPRVKAATLAKVELIGGWENVHITSVRAADDRAAEGKRLGAYAASLSMDPYEACTGLLRRSSGNVGMVGFAMSEDNIDRILAHPQGMVCSDGGGYAIDGPTRRGSPHPRGLGTFPRVLGRYVRERQALTLAQAIHKMSAFPALRVGLRDRGRLAVGVPADVVVFDATTVNDGATYEQPFQYPIGIQAVVVNGVIALLHGERRDGARGHGMVLRPS comes from the coding sequence ATGTCCACAACCCGACGCGACTTTCTCGGCACCAGCGCCATGTCGCTTGTGGCTGTGGTCGGCGCACCGGCATTGCTGCGACTCCGCGCCGATCACGACCTCGTGGTGCGTGGCGGAACGGTGTACGATGGCACCGGCGCGGCGGGCGCGATGCGTGATGTGGCCATCGCCAATGGACGGGTCACCGCCATCGCACCAAGCATCAGTGAGCGCGGGCGGGAGGAGATCGATGCGCGCGGCATGGTGGTGGCGCCGGGCTTCATCGACATTCACTCGCACGCGGAGAGTTCACTGAGCGATGATCCCCGCGCCGAGTCGGTGATCCGGCAGGGCGTGACGACCATCGTGGGCGGACAAGACGGCAGCTCACGTGGCGTCGACGGAGGCGAGAGCTTCGCTGCGTACCTGACGTCGATGGAAGCACTCGCACCGGCCGTCCATGTGGCGGCGATGATCGGACTGGGGAGTGTGCGCGGCCGCGTGGTGGGCGCGGATGATCGGCCGGCCACCGCCACGGAGCTCACTCGCATGGTGACCCTCGTGGAGGCGGCGCTGGCGGCCGGTGCGTGCGGCGCGTCGTCGGGGCTTGAATACACGCCGGGCGCCTTCGCATCGCTGGACGAACTGGTGGCGTTGTGTCGGCCGCTGGCGGCGCGGCGGCTGCCATATGCCACGCATATGCGCAACGAGGACGATCGCCTGCTGGAGTCCATTGACGAGTCCATTGCCGTGTCGCGTGGCGCACGGTGTCCGTTGCAGATTTCCCACCTGAAAACGCAGGGCCCGCGGAACTGGGGCAAACTGGATGACGCCTTCGCGCGCGTGGCCGGCGCGCGTCGCGACGGCTTGGACGTGGCCTTCGACCGCTATCCCTACACCGCGTACTCCACGGGTTTGACCAACCTGTTCCCGGTGTGGAGTCGTGATGGTGGTACCGATGCGTTCCTGGCCAGACTGTCCGATCCCATCGTGGCACCGCGCGTGAAGGCGGCGACGTTGGCCAAGGTGGAGTTGATTGGTGGATGGGAGAACGTGCACATCACGTCGGTGCGCGCCGCGGACGATCGCGCGGCAGAGGGCAAACGCCTTGGCGCGTATGCCGCGTCGCTGTCGATGGATCCGTATGAAGCGTGTACCGGTCTGCTGCGACGCAGCAGCGGTAACGTCGGCATGGTGGGGTTCGCGATGAGTGAAGACAACATCGATCGCATTCTGGCGCACCCGCAGGGCATGGTGTGCAGCGACGGTGGCGGCTACGCCATCGACGGCCCGACCCGTCGCGGCAGCCCGCATCCACGCGGACTCGGCACCTTTCCCCGCGTGCTGGGTCGGTACGTGCGGGAGCGACAGGCACTCACGCTGGCGCAGGCGATTCACAAGATGTCGGCGTTCCCCGCGTTGCGGGTGGGCTTGCGCGATCGAGGGAGATTGGCGGTCGGCGTGCCGGCCGACGTCGTGGTCTTCGACGCGACGACAGTGAACGACGGCGCCACCTATGAGCAGCCGTTTCAGTACCCGATTGGTATCCAGGCCGTGGTCGTAAACGGAGTGATCGCCTTGCTGCACGGCGAGCGTCGTGACGGTGCGCGTGGCCATGGCATGGTCCTGAGGCCGTCATGA